In a single window of the Leptospira barantonii genome:
- a CDS encoding LIC14007 family protein, with amino-acid sequence MKIYSGAISSKLDQPPLFVTKNGLKRKMPIQEPQKVLETSLAYSLEKNVLLISYNLLLDHTGDSKLAESSYLQFSARFHETFLQESWFFLSNRIETFLREHEQAKLDFHYDSKF; translated from the coding sequence ATGAAGATCTATTCGGGCGCGATCAGTTCAAAATTGGATCAACCTCCCTTGTTCGTCACGAAAAACGGACTGAAACGAAAGATGCCGATTCAAGAACCCCAAAAGGTTTTGGAAACTTCCCTGGCTTACAGCCTTGAGAAAAATGTTCTACTCATCTCATACAATCTTCTTCTGGATCATACCGGAGATTCAAAACTTGCCGAAAGCAGTTACCTTCAATTCTCGGCGAGGTTTCACGAAACATTCTTACAAGAGTCTTGGTTCTTTTTGTCCAATCGAATCGAAACTTTTTTGAGAGAACACGAACAAGCCAAACTGGATTTTCATTACGATTCCAAATTCTAG
- a CDS encoding SpoIIE family protein phosphatase has translation MFSKTFFVLSILVALHCGTNPRPSTQEFQSSNFQDLSGTWEIYTDFTTLRSDLNIEQIRELDPSFWKPVLIPSNLKQFVDLHTKGSALRGKVNLLFRKRIELLHPEDSSLSLSLGKISDRGIAFWNGEKLREEFFPEYENSIPQGYDRTRIYEISKNRIFVNNEILVFVKPYFDYEFGILSGSVGIGSSSEVWKRFYLGEIGGLLVFVSFLLVGVFFLFLSVRERKWEENFYFALFLIFFALFQISLSELKYFSGWRILHLKKIEYSFLAFLFPLFCRFLNSLFRKAKTKLHSSLEIVIGVALVWILFSESVLRMDQINRYVLQISWIGFVFLSLRTLIPNLRKSFESKMILFGILFLLICVGSDVLSQRGMFKMIRLSGLGVCGFLGFLTLILADRFLRMKEKLKSWNRVLETAIRNRTEKLSSTLEEIKQLKEQQDGDYFLITLLFQPFLSKNYKTDSTRIEIHRKQFKNFQFKNRSYEIGGDVVLNETVLISGIEYRVLINADAMGKSLQGASGALIFCSIVKSFLQTPDYEFRNPENWLFLLYRNLQAVFESFDGSMLVSGILSLYRISSGDLFFLNCEHPPIVLVRNGKAGYLRENEVQRKIGFPDSDLKVKIEHFKLLPGDTILYGSDGREDLYIQDSLYSSQRQKSSEPTLFFGLVEKEVPDLDKLENEILQIGELSDDLSFLKIQTESKTNFDEELSRCRMLIRQGNEFFQREEYQKACFQYARASLLRPGDLKLARMVLLLAKKSQNFKLIRFFSEKILLRMDGFDLQGTKDSPRIKTYFRLENLDITIQDFGSGKKAV, from the coding sequence TTGTTCTCAAAAACTTTCTTTGTACTTTCCATCCTTGTCGCCCTCCACTGCGGGACCAATCCTCGACCTTCGACGCAAGAATTTCAGTCTTCCAACTTCCAAGACCTTTCGGGAACCTGGGAAATCTACACGGATTTTACAACCTTACGATCCGACCTAAACATCGAACAAATTCGCGAGTTAGATCCCTCTTTCTGGAAGCCGGTTTTGATTCCTTCCAATCTCAAGCAGTTTGTGGATCTTCATACAAAGGGTTCCGCTCTTCGAGGCAAAGTAAATCTTCTGTTTCGAAAAAGAATCGAACTTTTACATCCGGAAGATTCTTCTTTGAGCCTATCCTTGGGAAAAATTTCCGATCGAGGAATCGCATTTTGGAACGGAGAAAAACTTCGGGAAGAATTCTTTCCGGAATACGAAAACTCAATTCCTCAAGGGTATGATCGGACTCGGATTTATGAAATTTCAAAAAATAGAATATTCGTAAACAATGAAATATTGGTGTTCGTTAAGCCGTACTTCGATTACGAATTCGGAATTCTATCGGGTTCGGTTGGAATCGGCTCTTCTTCCGAAGTCTGGAAACGGTTTTATCTGGGGGAAATCGGCGGACTTTTGGTTTTCGTTTCATTCTTACTCGTGGGAGTTTTCTTTTTGTTTCTTTCCGTTCGAGAAAGGAAATGGGAAGAGAATTTTTACTTCGCCCTTTTTCTGATCTTTTTCGCGTTGTTTCAAATTTCGCTTTCCGAGCTGAAATACTTCAGCGGCTGGAGGATTCTCCACTTAAAAAAAATCGAATATTCGTTTCTTGCGTTTTTGTTTCCGTTGTTTTGCAGATTTTTAAACTCTTTGTTTCGAAAGGCGAAAACAAAACTTCATTCTTCTCTGGAAATCGTTATCGGCGTCGCGCTCGTTTGGATCCTTTTTTCCGAATCGGTTCTGAGAATGGATCAAATCAATCGTTATGTTCTACAGATTTCTTGGATCGGTTTTGTATTCTTAAGTTTGAGAACTCTGATCCCGAATCTTCGGAAAAGTTTCGAATCCAAGATGATTCTTTTCGGAATTTTGTTTTTGCTGATTTGTGTGGGAAGCGACGTTCTTTCCCAACGAGGAATGTTCAAAATGATCCGTCTTTCCGGTTTGGGAGTTTGTGGATTCCTCGGATTTCTCACGTTAATTCTCGCGGACAGATTCTTACGAATGAAAGAGAAACTCAAATCCTGGAATCGCGTATTGGAAACCGCGATTCGGAATCGAACCGAAAAACTTTCCTCGACGCTGGAAGAAATCAAACAACTCAAAGAACAACAGGACGGAGATTACTTTCTGATCACACTTCTCTTTCAGCCGTTTCTTTCCAAAAATTATAAAACCGATTCCACCCGGATCGAAATTCATAGAAAACAGTTTAAGAACTTTCAATTTAAGAATCGATCCTACGAGATCGGTGGCGACGTGGTTTTAAACGAAACCGTTCTTATCTCGGGAATCGAATATCGAGTATTGATCAACGCCGACGCGATGGGAAAATCCTTACAAGGAGCAAGCGGCGCTTTGATCTTTTGTTCCATCGTTAAAAGCTTTCTGCAAACTCCCGATTACGAATTTAGAAATCCAGAGAATTGGCTTTTTCTTCTTTATAGAAATCTACAGGCCGTTTTTGAATCCTTCGACGGAAGTATGTTGGTTTCCGGAATTCTTTCCTTATATAGAATTTCGAGCGGGGATTTATTCTTTCTAAACTGCGAACATCCTCCGATCGTTCTTGTTCGAAACGGAAAAGCGGGTTATCTTCGCGAAAACGAGGTGCAGAGAAAGATCGGTTTTCCAGATTCCGATCTCAAAGTAAAGATCGAACACTTTAAACTTTTGCCCGGCGATACGATCCTCTACGGTTCGGACGGAAGAGAGGATTTATACATTCAAGATTCATTGTATTCTTCCCAAAGACAAAAATCCTCGGAGCCGACCTTGTTTTTCGGCCTGGTCGAAAAAGAAGTTCCGGACTTGGACAAACTCGAAAACGAAATTCTTCAGATCGGAGAATTGAGCGACGATCTGAGTTTTCTAAAAATTCAAACGGAATCGAAAACGAATTTCGACGAGGAACTTTCCCGATGTAGAATGCTCATCCGACAAGGAAACGAATTCTTTCAAAGGGAAGAATATCAAAAGGCCTGTTTCCAATACGCCCGCGCATCCCTTTTAAGACCGGGAGATCTGAAACTCGCGAGAATGGTTTTGCTCCTCGCTAAGAAATCTCAAAACTTCAAACTGATCCGATTTTTCTCCGAAAAGATTCTTTTGAGAATGGACGGGTTCGACTTGCAGGGCACTAAGGATTCTCCCCGGATAAAAACCTATTTCCGACTCGAAAACCTCGATATTACCATTCAGGACTTCGGTTCCGGAAAAAAAGCGGTTTAA
- a CDS encoding FAD-dependent oxidoreductase produces MKYSEIFEPIQIGSVTLPNRVIMGSMHLGLEGMPMTAERMIAFYGRRFDGGASFITTGGISVNHEGKGSNIFFNFQKEEDCKELSIVANALKPKGVFCAQLFHAGRYAYHRELVAPSALRAPINRFIPKALSEEEAWRTIEDFGDSALKAKEVGFGAVEVMGSEGYLVNQFFSGVTNQRDDFFGGTPEKRMNFATEVMKNVRKKVGKDFPVVYRMSGIDLIPGNPTFEEVIALAERLKAEGADALNIGIGWHESRIPTISMLVPRGAWAKISGKIKARVKDIPIIASNRVNMPETMSRILKDHEADVLSMARPFLADPDILNKIKADQEERINTCIACNQACLDHTFKEQMVSCLVNPSANRELEISKLKNADKKHVVVVGSGPGGLESARISAIRGHKVTVLEATDKIGGQLNLAAQIPGKSEFFETIRYFKNELKNLGVDIQFGHQATLASILALKPDAVIFATGVKPREFSLPGIEKKKTASYADYLSGKFKPGNNDKVAIIGGGGIGCDVAHKLTEEEAPTIDSYFHRYNVTSYTEAKIRPEKPERKVSIFRRSGKIGSGLGATTAWALLQELESKEVGFYTSLNYKEVTDKGLVVETKKDGPVTIECDSIILCAGQLSEVSLYEEFKTKSPGIPAHLIGGAKDASGIDAKRAMLEGFEAAISIGVN; encoded by the coding sequence ATGAAATATTCTGAGATTTTTGAGCCGATTCAAATCGGTTCCGTTACGCTTCCGAACAGAGTCATTATGGGTTCGATGCACTTAGGACTCGAAGGAATGCCGATGACCGCGGAAAGAATGATCGCGTTCTACGGAAGACGTTTCGACGGAGGCGCAAGTTTTATTACCACGGGAGGAATCTCGGTCAATCACGAAGGAAAGGGTTCGAACATATTCTTCAACTTTCAAAAAGAAGAAGACTGTAAGGAGCTTTCCATCGTTGCAAACGCGCTCAAACCCAAAGGAGTTTTTTGCGCTCAACTCTTTCACGCGGGAAGATACGCGTATCACCGCGAACTTGTTGCACCGTCCGCGTTACGCGCACCGATCAATCGTTTTATTCCAAAGGCACTTTCCGAAGAAGAAGCTTGGAGAACCATCGAAGACTTCGGCGACTCCGCTCTCAAAGCAAAAGAAGTCGGTTTCGGCGCAGTGGAAGTGATGGGAAGCGAAGGTTATTTGGTGAATCAATTCTTCTCTGGCGTGACCAACCAAAGAGACGATTTTTTCGGAGGAACTCCCGAAAAGAGAATGAACTTTGCCACCGAAGTGATGAAGAACGTTCGTAAAAAAGTCGGTAAGGATTTTCCGGTCGTGTATCGTATGTCCGGCATCGACTTGATTCCAGGCAATCCTACTTTCGAGGAAGTGATCGCTCTCGCCGAAAGATTGAAAGCGGAAGGCGCGGACGCCCTCAACATAGGAATCGGTTGGCACGAATCTAGAATTCCCACCATTTCCATGCTCGTGCCGAGAGGGGCTTGGGCGAAAATTTCCGGAAAGATCAAAGCAAGAGTCAAAGACATTCCGATCATTGCATCCAACCGAGTCAATATGCCGGAAACCATGTCCAGAATTTTAAAGGATCACGAAGCGGACGTTCTGAGTATGGCTCGTCCCTTTTTAGCGGACCCGGATATTTTAAATAAGATCAAAGCCGATCAAGAAGAAAGAATCAATACTTGTATCGCGTGCAACCAAGCTTGTTTGGATCATACGTTCAAAGAACAGATGGTTTCTTGTTTGGTGAACCCTTCCGCAAACAGAGAACTCGAAATCAGCAAACTCAAAAACGCGGATAAAAAACACGTTGTGGTTGTGGGTTCCGGTCCGGGAGGACTTGAGTCTGCGAGAATCAGCGCGATCCGAGGTCATAAGGTAACGGTTCTCGAAGCAACCGATAAAATCGGAGGACAACTCAACCTCGCGGCGCAAATTCCGGGTAAGTCCGAATTTTTCGAAACGATTCGTTATTTCAAAAACGAACTGAAAAATCTTGGAGTTGATATTCAGTTCGGTCATCAGGCCACGCTCGCTAGCATTCTCGCCTTAAAACCGGACGCGGTTATCTTTGCAACCGGGGTTAAACCGAGAGAATTCTCCCTTCCAGGAATCGAAAAAAAGAAAACCGCATCCTATGCCGATTATCTTTCCGGAAAGTTCAAACCGGGTAACAATGATAAGGTGGCGATCATCGGAGGCGGAGGAATCGGTTGCGACGTAGCTCACAAACTTACGGAAGAAGAAGCGCCTACGATCGATTCTTACTTTCACCGTTACAACGTAACCTCTTATACCGAAGCAAAGATCCGTCCGGAAAAACCGGAGAGAAAGGTTTCCATCTTCCGAAGATCGGGCAAAATCGGTTCCGGTTTAGGAGCGACTACCGCTTGGGCCTTGCTCCAAGAGCTCGAGTCCAAAGAAGTCGGATTTTATACTTCACTCAACTACAAGGAAGTTACGGACAAGGGTCTTGTCGTAGAAACGAAAAAAGACGGCCCGGTTACGATCGAGTGCGACTCCATCATTCTCTGCGCGGGACAACTGAGCGAGGTTTCTCTTTACGAAGAATTCAAAACGAAATCTCCGGGCATTCCAGCGCATTTGATCGGCGGAGCCAAAGACGCATCTGGGATCGACGCAAAACGTGCGATGTTGGAAGGTTTTGAAGCCGCCATTTCGATCGGAGTGAACTAA
- a CDS encoding 2-isopropylmalate synthase, whose translation MLLRLIGCLKSKTQKTGRRIFCENHMATDQEDYVRIFDTTLRDGEQCPGAAMTENEKLEIAAQLATMKVDIIEAGFPVSSPVQFQAVERIARETEGPIIAALARAMKADIESASKALQPAKKRRIHTFIASSPIHMKYKLGKEPKEVLKMAIEAVTLCRQFVDDVEFSPEDATRSEPEFLRELCEAVIEAGATTINIPDTVGYTTPAEYGNLFKFLITNVKGANKAIFSAHCHNDLGLATANSLAAVQNGARQIECTINGIGERAGNTAMEEVVMAMRTRKDTLGIQTQIKTEEIARASYLVKTITGMLVQPNKAIVGANAFAHESGIHQDGVIKHRETYEIMKPETVGLSSNRMVLGRHSGRAGFKDRIVKLGFTPQAEELEAAYQRFLDIADRKKEIYDEDIRALFSEETRKSTGDRYQLEGFTVSTGTKSTPTAGVRISVDGHVREESSTGDGPVDAIYKAIQKTTGMDPEVSRLVISPVTEGQDAMAEASVTLEYKGERVVGKGSSTDIIEACSRAYISALNRL comes from the coding sequence ATTCTTCTTCGTTTAATTGGTTGTCTAAAGAGTAAAACTCAAAAAACTGGAAGAAGAATTTTTTGCGAGAATCACATGGCAACAGATCAGGAAGACTACGTTCGCATATTTGATACGACTCTGAGAGACGGGGAACAATGCCCCGGAGCCGCGATGACCGAAAACGAAAAGTTGGAGATCGCCGCTCAACTTGCCACGATGAAGGTGGACATCATCGAGGCCGGATTTCCGGTTTCATCCCCCGTTCAATTCCAAGCGGTGGAAAGAATCGCCCGAGAAACCGAGGGTCCGATCATCGCCGCGCTCGCAAGAGCGATGAAGGCCGATATCGAATCCGCATCAAAGGCGCTTCAACCCGCAAAAAAAAGAAGAATTCATACATTCATCGCATCCTCTCCGATTCACATGAAATACAAACTCGGAAAGGAACCCAAAGAAGTTTTAAAGATGGCGATCGAAGCCGTCACTCTCTGCAGACAGTTCGTGGACGACGTTGAATTTTCCCCCGAAGACGCTACGAGAAGCGAACCCGAGTTTCTCCGTGAACTCTGTGAAGCGGTAATCGAAGCCGGTGCGACCACGATCAATATTCCGGACACGGTCGGTTATACAACTCCGGCGGAATACGGGAATCTGTTTAAATTCTTAATCACAAACGTAAAAGGCGCAAACAAAGCGATCTTCTCCGCGCATTGTCACAACGACTTAGGACTTGCGACGGCAAATTCTTTAGCCGCAGTTCAAAACGGCGCTCGTCAGATCGAATGTACGATCAACGGAATCGGCGAAAGAGCCGGCAACACAGCGATGGAAGAAGTTGTGATGGCGATGCGAACCAGAAAAGATACGCTTGGAATTCAAACGCAGATAAAAACCGAAGAGATCGCCCGCGCTTCTTATCTCGTAAAAACCATTACGGGAATGCTCGTTCAACCGAACAAGGCAATTGTGGGAGCCAACGCGTTCGCACACGAATCCGGAATTCATCAAGACGGTGTGATCAAACACAGAGAAACCTACGAGATCATGAAACCCGAAACCGTAGGACTTTCCTCGAATCGAATGGTTCTCGGAAGACACAGCGGTCGCGCAGGATTTAAGGATAGAATCGTAAAGTTGGGTTTTACTCCGCAAGCGGAAGAACTCGAAGCCGCTTATCAAAGATTTTTAGACATCGCCGATCGTAAAAAGGAAATCTACGACGAGGACATCCGCGCCCTCTTCTCCGAAGAAACCAGAAAGTCAACCGGGGACCGTTATCAACTCGAAGGTTTTACAGTTTCCACAGGAACCAAAAGTACGCCCACTGCGGGCGTGAGAATTTCGGTCGACGGTCATGTCAGGGAAGAATCTTCCACCGGCGACGGTCCGGTCGACGCGATCTATAAGGCGATTCAAAAAACTACCGGCATGGATCCCGAGGTTTCCAGACTTGTAATTTCTCCCGTAACCGAAGGACAGGACGCGATGGCGGAAGCTTCGGTCACCTTGGAATACAAGGGAGAAAGAGTGGTCGGAAAAGGAAGTTCCACGGACATCATCGAAGCCTGTTCCAGAGCTTACATTTCCGCTCTGAATCGACTTTAA
- a CDS encoding queuosine precursor transporter has protein sequence MPLSKSLKLFITLNAFFLTFLILAEVTGSKLFVSFGFTLTMGVIPFPVTFIVTDLLNEYYGRKGVRFTTLVGMVMIFVAYFLLMLDMSIPAAKNSPVDDHSFNVVFGNSGKVIVGSIVAYLIGQLIDIQIFHFLRVKTKNKYIWLRATGSTIVSQLVDSFVVIYIALGGGNLSWQELNQISTNNFIYKCGVAIAITPLIYGAHKAIDWYLGEEAETMIESAMKDGRSDTEPLSPG, from the coding sequence ATGCCTCTTTCCAAATCTCTGAAATTATTTATCACCTTAAACGCATTCTTTCTTACTTTCTTGATTCTCGCCGAAGTGACAGGTTCTAAACTTTTTGTCTCTTTCGGTTTCACTCTTACGATGGGTGTGATTCCGTTTCCGGTCACGTTTATCGTAACGGACTTACTGAACGAGTACTATGGTAGAAAGGGAGTTCGTTTTACCACCCTCGTGGGAATGGTAATGATCTTTGTTGCCTACTTTCTTCTGATGTTGGACATGTCCATTCCTGCGGCGAAGAATTCTCCCGTAGACGATCATTCCTTCAACGTGGTTTTTGGAAACTCCGGAAAGGTGATCGTGGGTTCGATCGTGGCGTATTTGATCGGGCAGTTGATCGATATCCAGATCTTTCACTTTTTACGAGTTAAAACCAAGAACAAATATATCTGGTTGCGTGCGACAGGATCTACGATCGTTTCACAACTCGTAGATTCTTTTGTTGTCATTTATATAGCCCTGGGTGGCGGAAATCTCAGCTGGCAGGAACTGAATCAAATTTCGACGAACAACTTTATCTACAAATGCGGGGTTGCCATCGCGATCACTCCTCTGATCTACGGAGCGCACAAAGCGATCGATTGGTATTTGGGTGAAGAAGCGGAAACCATGATCGAATCCGCAATGAAGGATGGACGATCCGATACGGAACCGCTTTCTCCTGGCTGA
- a CDS encoding glycosyl hydrolase family 18 protein, giving the protein MAHEQEDKHNIPEGLIKPVPFQKVSEPKNKFLFYSLTWFLLSALSFSLGINLLKKGDSNPTGENVRTSSVGIMDGIKNLFFIDKTDGSAKPDDSASKAEDSSQESKSSFFSFGGDMPEATLLPKADDNTTFRASTWFSDYEAMKKTVHLYNEIHPFIYGMKGRDTNNGDLYSSWGSTQKHERVAELRKLNPNVKIIPTIFRWENKYEKISENIGMNGRNDIRDRHMANILHEVDTYGYDGIDIDYEGMSCEKKEKFEEFIVILSKEIHKRGKILSVAVHPKTPAKKETMKACKGLKEKIKMDYAENWRGPMTHDYAFLAKYADRIKIMAYELHPRKYRNPGPGPQAPNIWIKSIIEYAKARVPSRQLYMAIPTYGYDWALNCNAKIKSVYYQDAVRKKDLGIHRQPTNIDQILANTKGSDSWTNLSKFSWVHTGKTYEDPSIWYKSEGCDRVAFYMNRKAFEDKMSLLRKYDLGGFSFWQLISDNDPGINDYLELLVSNKLPPVEKIKEPVKDPNAPAPETQQSAPEEAKADRQHHSEKLARKQG; this is encoded by the coding sequence ATGGCACACGAACAAGAAGACAAACACAATATCCCCGAAGGTTTGATAAAACCCGTTCCTTTTCAGAAAGTTTCCGAACCTAAGAATAAGTTCTTATTCTATTCCTTAACTTGGTTTTTATTATCCGCACTTTCCTTTTCCTTAGGGATCAACCTTCTCAAAAAGGGAGATTCCAATCCTACGGGGGAAAACGTTCGTACGAGTTCCGTCGGGATCATGGACGGAATCAAAAATCTATTCTTCATCGATAAAACGGACGGAAGCGCAAAGCCGGACGATTCCGCTTCCAAAGCGGAAGATTCTTCCCAAGAATCCAAATCGAGTTTCTTTTCTTTCGGCGGAGATATGCCTGAAGCAACGCTTCTTCCGAAAGCGGACGACAACACAACGTTCCGCGCGTCTACTTGGTTTTCCGATTACGAAGCGATGAAAAAAACGGTTCATCTCTACAACGAGATTCATCCGTTCATCTACGGAATGAAGGGAAGAGATACGAACAACGGAGATCTTTATTCCAGCTGGGGAAGCACTCAAAAACACGAACGTGTCGCCGAACTTCGCAAACTCAATCCGAACGTAAAGATCATTCCTACGATTTTTCGCTGGGAAAATAAATACGAAAAAATCTCAGAGAACATCGGGATGAACGGTCGCAACGATATTCGCGATCGTCACATGGCGAACATTCTTCATGAAGTCGATACTTACGGTTACGACGGGATCGACATCGACTACGAAGGAATGAGTTGCGAGAAAAAAGAGAAGTTCGAAGAGTTCATCGTCATTCTTTCCAAAGAAATTCACAAACGCGGTAAAATTCTTTCCGTTGCGGTTCACCCAAAAACTCCCGCTAAAAAAGAAACGATGAAAGCCTGCAAGGGTTTGAAAGAAAAGATCAAGATGGATTACGCGGAAAACTGGAGAGGGCCTATGACGCACGACTACGCCTTCCTCGCAAAATACGCGGATCGCATTAAGATTATGGCATATGAATTGCATCCTCGTAAATACAGAAACCCGGGACCGGGACCGCAGGCTCCGAACATCTGGATCAAAAGTATCATCGAATATGCGAAAGCGAGAGTTCCTTCCCGTCAACTTTATATGGCGATTCCTACTTACGGATACGATTGGGCTTTGAATTGTAACGCGAAGATCAAGTCCGTTTATTATCAGGACGCGGTTCGTAAAAAGGATTTGGGAATTCACAGACAACCGACTAACATCGATCAGATTCTTGCGAATACGAAAGGTTCCGATTCTTGGACCAATCTTTCCAAGTTCTCCTGGGTTCACACCGGAAAAACATACGAAGATCCGAGCATCTGGTATAAATCGGAAGGTTGCGACCGCGTTGCGTTTTATATGAACCGCAAAGCCTTCGAAGATAAAATGAGCCTTTTGAGAAAATACGATCTCGGCGGTTTTTCATTCTGGCAGTTGATCAGCGACAACGATCCGGGAATCAACGATTATCTAGAATTATTAGTTTCTAATAAACTTCCACCTGTGGAAAAAATAAAAGAGCCAGTAAAAGATCCGAATGCTCCGGCGCCGGAAACTCAACAATCGGCTCCCGAAGAAGCGAAGGCGGATCGCCAACATCATTCGGAGAAACTTGCCAGAAAACAAGGTTAA
- the sppA gene encoding signal peptide peptidase SppA gives MFRNLIKILSYPFRLIFHSIRWFRFRFFRGNHYFLEIPSEFSNYRKSFFMRLLSSKDDDVFFTDFLLELKLLSQIPNLEKISILIQQPEYGFGETLSIAERLQILKESGVKLDGFALTGGLKSLFLLGVCDQRLSSEASEFFPVLPSAESFFFGNAGKKWGVKVETFQSGPYKSFGESFQRDGFSPKARENLNALLKQMTDDLESLFKRYTGFGLKNFAEPFLSAKTLKERKFITGFLHEEDFRENFLYAHYENDEKDLKPITKELSFSSLYRFAKLRNFKLLPGREPIVAVLPLKGNIHHDTIGKGEGKTDGISYHSVKSALKELRDEPSVKAVVLEVDSPGGSAFVSELLYQEIRKLQKKKPVYAYVQNVSASGGYYLSCGASKIYASPYGIVGSIGSISLRLDMKNLYTKLGVTKDRVGFYKYRDILSEYGPIHPESKKLMEQEIQDSEGLFYKRVSDARKIEVNTLDKRFGQGRVFTSSQFLKDKMIDSITDFLGMLEDIKQELKTEKVQLRYLPTLFTFQSFLKSLRPGFLSNRLGTDLASVFSEEIRSASAEIADPLRKKFRFAEAEFILQSPFWKQG, from the coding sequence ATGTTTCGAAATCTTATCAAAATCCTATCGTATCCGTTTCGTCTGATCTTTCACAGCATCCGTTGGTTTCGATTTCGATTTTTTCGAGGCAATCACTATTTCTTGGAAATTCCGTCCGAGTTTTCGAACTACCGCAAATCTTTCTTTATGAGACTTCTTTCGTCCAAGGACGACGATGTTTTTTTCACGGATTTTTTACTCGAACTCAAACTCCTTTCTCAGATTCCGAATCTTGAAAAAATTTCGATTCTGATCCAACAACCCGAGTACGGTTTCGGAGAAACGTTGAGCATCGCGGAACGATTGCAGATTCTCAAAGAATCCGGAGTAAAACTCGACGGCTTCGCTCTGACGGGCGGACTGAAATCCTTATTCTTACTCGGTGTTTGCGACCAACGTTTGAGTTCGGAAGCTTCCGAATTTTTTCCCGTTCTGCCTTCTGCGGAATCTTTCTTTTTTGGAAACGCTGGAAAAAAATGGGGAGTGAAGGTGGAAACCTTTCAAAGCGGACCTTATAAATCCTTTGGGGAATCGTTTCAAAGAGACGGCTTTTCACCCAAGGCAAGGGAGAATTTAAACGCGCTACTCAAACAAATGACGGACGACTTGGAATCCCTGTTCAAACGTTATACGGGCTTTGGGCTCAAAAATTTTGCGGAACCTTTTTTATCCGCGAAAACGTTGAAGGAAAGAAAATTCATCACGGGTTTTTTGCACGAAGAGGATTTTAGGGAGAATTTTCTATACGCTCATTACGAAAACGACGAGAAGGATCTAAAGCCGATCACAAAAGAATTGAGTTTTTCATCTTTATACCGTTTTGCTAAATTAAGAAATTTTAAACTTCTTCCGGGAAGAGAACCCATCGTCGCCGTTCTTCCTTTGAAAGGAAACATTCATCACGATACGATCGGAAAAGGAGAAGGTAAAACCGATGGGATCTCCTATCATTCCGTAAAATCCGCGCTGAAAGAACTCAGAGACGAACCTTCCGTGAAGGCCGTGGTTTTGGAAGTGGATTCTCCCGGCGGTTCCGCGTTCGTTTCCGAACTTCTCTATCAGGAAATCCGAAAGTTACAAAAGAAAAAACCGGTTTATGCGTATGTTCAAAACGTTTCCGCAAGCGGAGGATATTATCTTTCCTGTGGAGCTTCCAAGATCTACGCTTCTCCCTATGGAATCGTGGGAAGCATCGGAAGTATTTCCCTTCGTTTGGATATGAAAAATCTCTACACCAAACTCGGTGTAACGAAGGACCGAGTCGGCTTTTACAAATACAGGGATATCTTATCCGAGTACGGACCGATCCATCCGGAATCGAAAAAATTGATGGAACAGGAAATCCAGGATTCCGAAGGACTTTTTTACAAACGGGTTTCCGATGCGCGTAAGATCGAGGTCAACACATTGGACAAACGATTCGGTCAGGGAAGAGTTTTTACTTCGAGCCAATTTTTAAAAGACAAGATGATCGATTCGATCACCGACTTTTTAGGAATGCTGGAAGACATCAAACAGGAATTAAAAACCGAAAAGGTTCAACTTCGATACTTGCCTACTCTATTTACGTTTCAAAGTTTTCTAAAGTCTTTACGACCCGGATTTTTATCAAATCGACTCGGTACAGATTTAGCTTCCGTTTTTTCGGAAGAGATTCGATCCGCGTCAGCCGAAATCGCGGACCCGCTTCGTAAGAAGTTTCGATTTGCGGAAGCGGAATTTATACTTCAATCTCCGTTTTGGAAACAAGGATAA